The DNA sequence AGGAAGTGAATGCTGTATAATATCAGAAATAAATTACTTCATCAAAGAAGCTTCAGTGTTACTCAGGTCAGTAGCGCCCTCTGCTGTTCACATCCATATCCACAGTATAGATTTGGGTACAACATACTGAATTTAGATTTGTGATTTCATTTTCAAGATTATCAGTCTTAAAAATCAAATCTTCATTTCATAAGCAAATTAAAATCCTTGTTATTAAGATTTTTACATACTTTGTATCATGTGCTTACAATATGTTGTGTGTACTGTATCTcagttttgacattttaaaatgtttctccaAGTATTGGTAATTAGTAGAAAAACATTAAGACACTATACATCAGACCTTATCTCTCGCATAATAAGAATTATGAATTTTCAAACACTATTTGTTACAACTACTAACGCCTGCGGGCGTATACGGAGattttgaaactttttttttcactttctttatttttaaaaaaaattaattaattaaaacagttaaaagtGGTCAGTACAACTGATTATGTGAAATCATTACTGAGAAGTACACAATGTAAGGATTAACTGTTAGCGAATCATGGTGTAGTAGGAGGAAACCAGAAAGTTTTTAGTAACAACATCTTGTTCCTTACATTCATATCTGTTCATAGTGCTTAGTCCTAAAGTGTACATCAAATTTGGCATTTTTTCACACCTAAACCAGAGGGTTTTGGTTACAGTCAGGTTTAACCATTGCCAAATATTAAACCACTGTTAAAGAGGAGCCAAGCATGAAAACAATACATTGCTGATGAGTGTTATTTTACGTTTACAAGTATTTTTCCATCCTTATAATCGTGACCCTGGCTAGTGAAAAGAcccaaaaaacaatttgtgatTTGACATTAGACTGGACACGGTTAAACCCCACTTTGCTGTACAGGGCCACGGCTGCCAATTGGGTGGAGCTAGTCTCCAACACCACCTTGGAGAAGCCCCGTTCTTTACAGAAGCCAACCGCAGTCTGAGTCAACCTTAAGCCGAGGCCCATCCGTCTATACTGTGGGGAAATGATCATTCTGAACATTTCCCCATACTTTTCTGTCCCACTGTGTTTAGCTACCACAGCCACCATACCAACAACCTGGGCTCTCGCTCCAACCTCGGCCTCAGCCACCCAGAAACAGTCATCAGGTCTGCTGAGGAAGTTCCCAGGGATGTCCTGCATGTCGGTGCGAAGTTTATACCTGACGTAGCTGGCATATACTTCATGACAGCAGTAGTAGATGAGACCTACCCAAGCTGCTGGGAACAGAATAGCCCCAAACACAGAGCCAAGGAGATAACCAACAACACACAGAGTCGGGGTGATGGTGAGGTAAAGGCGACTGGTCATGACGTTATAGAAACATGGACGAATATGCTCCAAGGTGCCAGTACTGAAGAGGGTGAGCACTGTGTCCTTGTCTGCAGGACGGTACCGACGGATCACCAGCTGCATGACGAAAGTAACTACAAGGAAAATCATAAAACAGTGAGAAATGCTGTTGTTATTTACACTAAATTACTAAGCATGACCCTTAaggaaaattatttttattttttttactttgtttcctttcttataatttaatttgattttattaAGTCTGTTTATTTGTAACACTGTTTATGGTTGTCTTTAATACAACATTTAGCTACCATAACAAAGGAATTTCCGGATCCTATTACCCTCAAGATAATACAAATTATCTTGAGGCAATTGTTgctggttaaaaaacaaaaaagtgactATAGTGACTATATGAGTTGCTGTGTAATGAATTTGTCTACTAGCCAGATTACAATCGCACAATTACCTCTGCTTACATTAATGAACTTACACAGGTTGATCCTTCATGGGGAAGAGCACACACGAAACAATGAAGAAGCGCAACAACACCGTGAATCAGCTCAACTTCTATACTGGTTAATAAAACACAGCTTGACTCTGAAAGCACTTATAATACTTAGATGAGGTGATTAGGTTCAAAGTCCAGCTGTAaaagcaagcagcagcagccaaagcggatatattacatcatatcttaaggaccttgtagtaccatatcaccctattagagcacttcgctctcgcactgcaggcttacttgttgttcctagggtatttaaaagtagaatgggaggcagagccttcagttttcaggcccctcttctgtggaatcagcttccagtttggattcgggagacagacactatctctacttttaagattaggcttaaaactttcctttttgttaaagcatatagttagggctggaccaggtgaccctgaatcctcccttagttatgctgcaatagacttAGGCTGCTGGgtgattcccatgatgcattgagtttttcctttccagtcacctttctcactcactatgtgttaatagacctctctgcattgaatcatatctgttattaatctcggtctctcttccacagcatgtctttcatcctgttttccttctctcaccccaaccagtcgcagcagatggccccgcccctccctgagcctggttctgccggaggtttcttcctgttaaaacggagtttttccttcccattgtcgccaaagtgcttgctcatagggggtcatatgattgcagggtttttctctgtatctgctgtataatataaagcgccttgaggccactgctgttgtgatttggcgctatataaataaaattgaattgaattgaattgaatataaagcaggTAACAAAAACAGAGACTCGCAGGctccatttctacctgttcatgtttctacagtagaatcatGCGGAGATtgctttaaagtctctttggtttggtttttatatttgctttttgTTCATATGTAAACTAATAGAGGGCTATAGAGGGTGTTGGTGTGTAGGACTGTAGTCTGAGTTGAAAACTGATGAGTTTTGGGAGAAAGCATGACatcagttttttgggggggcaaAGTTTGGAAGAGTTTTATATATTGTATAACTCGCTTTTGAAAAGGGGCACATAgcaggctgaataacaacaactcACATTCGTCAATAATCTAATATGGAAACGCATCAtactataaataaaaagaaacattctTTTTTCTCCGCATTGTAAAGTTATCATGTCGTGACAGTAGGATTGGTCAGTTTCAATATTATTACGGGGCCAACATTATTACGTGTATGATGATGCTTGAAATACACCACACAGAGATATGAGGAACAACAGCAGGGTTGGCTCCATggcttttctctgtttctaaTATAAACAGTATCAGTGTCTCATCTTTGGCTTCCTGCTGCACATCTTAGCATCCTTCCATTAATACAATCAAACAAGCAGAAGTAATGTCTGAACTACAGTACTTCTTGAATTAACAACCGAGGGATTTCCTTATTCTGGGTAAATATATTATGTTAGTGATAAAAACAAACTTATAAGAAAACTAATGCTATGAAACCAAAATCACGGTGAGGTTATGACCTACACTGCAGTCAGACACTAGGGGGCAATAGAgaggggtttttgttttggtttgtttttgctgtcaTTGCTGTCGTGGGGCAAACGTGGGGCAAATCTGTTGGTATGGGACACATTGCTCATAGGATTTTAGCAAGTGgaggaaatatttatttaaatcaacCTTCCAAGGTTCCTTGTTAAATAAACCCAGTGACCATAAAAAGGTGAAGTTCAGTAGctataaaaatgttatttcagtTTATGGTTTGTGTAGTCATCCTTTAGGTTACAGACTGACTGGGAGGTTACATCTTAACTATTTTTGGCTGTTTTAACatgaatgttttcttctttttgaacTTTGCTTTTTGACTGTTATTTGTCAAGCTGACTGATCTTCCGCGTACAACCACTAAATTGAATTACTTAAATTTGTTGGATACTTTGATTTTATGCTGTCTCAGGTCCACTTTTTGTTCAACACTGATAAAATccaaattaaattaataatttgttcagattttatttattataaggAACTGTATTTTCAGAACTGAATTTTTCAGGTTACAGCCTTTACTGCTTTATTTGAATTTTGGTTTAACATAGAAAAGACTTTAAGGGGAAAACACTATAAATAGaattgcttttaaaaaataatattacacatttttacatttcatttctgttttacaaTAGACTTGTAttctatgtattttttttttaacaagtttaCCTTATTCAAAATTTAATGCCACTCAGTGGTCTGTCACCATGAAAGTATTTTGTCTTTGCATGAGACTGTTAGTTATTTCTGGACCGGTTTATTTAGGTTTATTTCCTGAGCGTGTTATTTCGTTATGCTTCTGAGTTTGCTTAGTTCTCTGGTCCGTGTTTAGTTTAGGCAGTTCTTATTTTGTccacgtctctctctctctctctctctctctctctctctctctctctctctctctctctctctcggt is a window from the Pelmatolapia mariae isolate MD_Pm_ZW linkage group LG5, Pm_UMD_F_2, whole genome shotgun sequence genome containing:
- the LOC134626960 gene encoding N-acetyltransferase 8-like, with the protein product MQLVIRRYRPADKDTVLTLFSTGTLEHIRPCFYNVMTSRLYLTITPTLCVVGYLLGSVFGAILFPAAWVGLIYYCCHEVYASYVRYKLRTDMQDIPGNFLSRPDDCFWVAEAEVGARAQVVGMVAVVAKHSGTEKYGEMFRMIISPQYRRMGLGLRLTQTAVGFCKERGFSKVVLETSSTQLAAVALYSKVGFNRVQSNVKSQIVFWVFSLARVTIIRMEKYL